In Rhodococcus sp. OK302, one genomic interval encodes:
- a CDS encoding phenylacetate--CoA ligase family protein: protein MAPERAYWNEKLETRPRAERELEILALLQQQLRRVYTELPFYRRHYDAHGFHPDQVRSLDDFTRLVPVITKQMLRDDQAANPPFGSYLGVAESEIARVHGSSGTTGAPTLYGISHADWEHVTDVMAQGFFTTGVRSTDRVQLATVFGMFIGGWGALQGCERIGATTFPIGAGETERQLELMYRVGSTVLISTPTYALHMLERARSLGYDTAASPLRLGIFIGEPGAAIPGIRDTLEQGWGMSVRDLATTSEMTPFATNAECEHGLGVHVLQDQVWTEIVDKENPNQAAPDSVSGGVVYTHLRRESQPMIRFASRDESHMTYEPCPCGRTYPRLPLGVYGRLDDMLIIRGANVYPSQVQRSLLSVPGTGVEFVVTLDRDGTLDTATVQVEYDPTLELDDVPAFKADLAVTVRARLKNDTNINFVVEILEPETLERAVSKANRVIDRRPSLVAATA from the coding sequence ATGGCTCCCGAACGTGCCTACTGGAATGAGAAGTTGGAGACTCGGCCGCGCGCAGAGCGTGAGCTGGAAATTCTCGCTCTGCTGCAGCAGCAACTGCGCCGCGTCTACACCGAATTGCCCTTCTACCGGCGGCATTACGACGCGCACGGCTTCCATCCCGATCAGGTCCGAAGTCTCGATGACTTCACCCGCCTCGTTCCCGTGATCACCAAACAAATGCTGCGGGACGATCAGGCTGCGAACCCGCCGTTCGGCAGCTACCTCGGCGTCGCGGAATCGGAGATCGCTCGCGTTCACGGTTCCTCGGGCACCACCGGCGCCCCCACTCTCTACGGAATCTCCCATGCCGACTGGGAGCATGTGACCGACGTGATGGCCCAAGGCTTCTTCACGACGGGAGTGCGTTCTACCGACAGGGTTCAACTGGCCACCGTCTTCGGCATGTTCATCGGCGGCTGGGGTGCACTGCAGGGATGTGAACGTATCGGCGCCACAACCTTTCCGATCGGCGCCGGCGAGACAGAACGCCAACTCGAGTTGATGTACCGAGTCGGTTCGACAGTGCTGATCAGTACCCCGACCTACGCGCTCCACATGCTGGAGCGGGCACGTTCGCTCGGCTACGACACAGCGGCATCGCCGCTTCGTCTCGGCATCTTCATCGGCGAACCCGGTGCAGCCATTCCTGGTATCCGGGACACGCTCGAGCAAGGCTGGGGTATGTCCGTGCGAGATTTGGCAACAACGTCGGAGATGACTCCGTTCGCCACCAATGCGGAATGTGAACACGGACTTGGCGTGCATGTCCTGCAGGATCAGGTGTGGACTGAAATCGTCGACAAGGAGAACCCGAACCAGGCTGCCCCGGACTCTGTCAGTGGCGGTGTCGTCTATACGCATTTGAGGCGGGAATCGCAGCCCATGATCCGTTTCGCCTCACGGGACGAGTCGCACATGACTTACGAGCCCTGTCCGTGCGGCCGGACCTACCCGCGCCTCCCGCTCGGCGTCTACGGACGGCTCGACGACATGCTGATCATCCGGGGCGCCAATGTGTATCCGAGTCAGGTCCAAAGGTCACTGCTTTCAGTGCCCGGTACCGGCGTCGAGTTCGTGGTCACGCTCGACCGCGACGGAACTCTGGACACTGCCACCGTCCAGGTCGAGTACGACCCGACACTCGAACTCGATGACGTGCCGGCCTTCAAGGCAGACCTGGCAGTCACCGTACGTGCGCGGCTCAAGAACGATACGAATATCAACTTCGTCGTCGAAATACTGGAACCGGAGACGCTGGAACGTGCTGTGTCGAAAGCGAACCGGGTGATCGATCGTCGCCCGTCTCTGGTGGCTGCGACCGCTTGA
- a CDS encoding TetR/AcrR family transcriptional regulator, producing the protein MRVSREERLSQLQAVATRHIIERGFDSVSVNELAEDLGMSVGGLYRYIQTKSDLLVMACENIYGGLRETLAEITTSGERELPEKLRLMIEVYLRECLRNREQILLMYREYRHLPEDAHRRYKERELGITGLFADVIGVGVRHGLFRDVHVQLLAQDVVLLGHLPALKGWAVKDVESDVFVGEHVALIMTRLEVETSAK; encoded by the coding sequence ATGAGAGTGAGTCGCGAGGAGCGACTGAGTCAGCTCCAGGCCGTGGCGACCAGGCACATCATCGAGCGCGGGTTCGACAGCGTATCGGTGAACGAATTGGCCGAGGACCTCGGAATGAGCGTCGGTGGGCTGTATCGCTACATACAGACGAAATCCGATCTGCTGGTGATGGCCTGCGAGAACATTTACGGTGGCCTGCGGGAGACTCTTGCCGAGATCACGACGAGCGGTGAACGCGAACTTCCGGAGAAGCTTCGACTCATGATCGAGGTGTACCTCCGCGAATGTCTTCGGAATCGCGAGCAGATCCTGCTGATGTATCGCGAATACCGCCACCTGCCCGAAGACGCGCATCGCCGCTACAAGGAACGTGAACTCGGCATCACCGGCCTATTTGCGGATGTGATCGGCGTCGGCGTTCGGCACGGGCTGTTCAGAGACGTCCATGTGCAACTGCTGGCGCAGGACGTCGTCTTGTTGGGTCACTTGCCGGCGCTCAAAGGGTGGGCCGTGAAGGACGTCGAGTCAGACGTTTTTGTCGGCGAGCACGTAGCGCTGATCATGACTCGCCTCGAAGTGGAGACGTCAGCGAAGTAG
- a CDS encoding response regulator transcription factor yields MTNLPLTVSETEAIRRAFAELRTLAALAKLGKDRRTLRDFGRRLVPQGRHDGLLSEREVDVLAHAATGLHNVGIAEALGLSPQTVKSYLGSALTKLGAHSRQEAVDAARRAGLLP; encoded by the coding sequence ATGACCAATCTGCCGCTCACAGTCAGTGAGACCGAGGCGATCCGTCGCGCGTTTGCCGAGCTCAGAACGCTAGCTGCACTCGCAAAATTAGGAAAGGACAGGCGAACCCTACGAGATTTTGGCCGACGCCTCGTTCCACAGGGACGACACGACGGCCTACTGTCCGAGCGCGAAGTCGACGTGCTCGCACATGCGGCGACCGGACTTCACAACGTCGGAATTGCAGAAGCCCTGGGTCTTTCGCCCCAAACCGTCAAGAGTTATCTGGGATCTGCGCTCACCAAACTCGGCGCACACAGCCGGCAAGAAGCCGTCGACGCTGCCCGCCGAGCAGGCCTGCTCCCCTGA
- a CDS encoding phytoene desaturase family protein translates to MTKAVVVGSGPNGLAAAVHLARSGVDVQVLEAADQIGGGTRSGPIDVPGLIHDHCSAFHPMGIGSPYLSKLDLERYGLNWRWAEADCAHPLDNGDAGVLYRSLERTAAELGADGQRWHRMFNDLSTGFDALASDLMRPIVNIPRHPLRLAAFGPRALLPATVTAKLWKTEKGRALFGGVAAHAYYRLNRPATSAVGLMIIGAGHRYGWPVAEGGSRSITDAMSAMLLDHGGKIDTGVRVRSARELPDADVVLLDVNPSGALEILGDRLPSRVAKAYRKFKQAPGAFKVDFAIEGHVPWTNPDCGRAGTVHLAGGFEEIVAGERATNSGRMPERPFVLIGQQYLADPTRSSGNIHPLYAYAHVPHGYSGDATEAIIRQIERFAPGFREQIIATSSRGTADLARDNPNQVGGDIVGGANSELQVVMRPRIAVDPYSTGIAGTYLCSASTPPGAGAHGMCGYNAAESALKYLRRQGAEVL, encoded by the coding sequence GTGACCAAAGCCGTAGTTGTCGGCAGCGGGCCCAACGGGCTCGCTGCCGCGGTACACCTTGCACGTAGTGGCGTCGACGTGCAGGTGCTCGAGGCTGCCGACCAGATCGGTGGGGGTACCCGATCCGGTCCCATCGACGTCCCCGGATTGATCCATGATCACTGCTCGGCATTTCACCCGATGGGTATCGGTTCGCCGTACCTGTCCAAGCTGGACCTCGAGCGATACGGGTTGAACTGGCGCTGGGCCGAAGCCGATTGTGCGCATCCGCTCGACAACGGCGATGCGGGCGTTCTGTACCGCTCACTCGAGCGGACGGCGGCGGAACTCGGCGCAGATGGTCAGAGATGGCATCGCATGTTCAACGACCTGTCGACGGGTTTCGACGCCTTGGCTTCGGACCTGATGCGTCCGATTGTCAACATTCCGCGGCATCCGTTGCGGCTGGCGGCTTTTGGCCCGCGGGCACTGCTGCCCGCCACGGTCACTGCCAAGCTGTGGAAGACAGAGAAGGGTAGAGCGCTGTTCGGTGGGGTTGCGGCACACGCGTATTACCGACTGAACCGACCAGCGACGTCGGCCGTGGGTTTGATGATTATCGGCGCCGGCCACCGCTACGGCTGGCCGGTGGCCGAGGGCGGGTCGCGATCGATTACCGACGCGATGTCGGCGATGCTCCTCGATCACGGCGGAAAGATCGATACCGGCGTGCGAGTACGTAGCGCCCGGGAACTGCCCGACGCGGATGTTGTTCTACTGGATGTGAATCCGAGTGGAGCGCTCGAGATTCTGGGTGATCGACTCCCGTCGCGCGTGGCGAAGGCGTATCGAAAGTTCAAGCAAGCACCCGGAGCCTTCAAAGTCGATTTCGCGATCGAAGGTCACGTTCCGTGGACCAATCCCGATTGCGGACGTGCCGGAACAGTCCACCTGGCGGGCGGTTTCGAGGAGATCGTGGCGGGTGAGCGTGCGACGAATTCTGGCCGCATGCCGGAGCGGCCGTTTGTTCTGATCGGTCAGCAGTACCTGGCAGATCCCACCCGTTCGTCCGGAAACATCCACCCGTTGTATGCCTACGCCCATGTGCCGCATGGATATTCCGGGGACGCAACGGAGGCGATCATTCGTCAGATCGAACGTTTTGCTCCGGGATTTCGGGAACAGATCATCGCTACGTCAAGCCGCGGTACCGCCGACCTGGCGCGAGACAATCCTAATCAGGTGGGCGGCGATATTGTCGGCGGCGCCAATTCCGAACTGCAAGTGGTAATGCGCCCGCGCATCGCAGTTGATCCGTACAGCACGGGGATCGCGGGCACCTACCTGTGCTCGGCGTCTACGCCACCCGGCGCCGGCGCACACGGAATGTGTGGATACAACGCGGCGGAGTCGGCGCTGAAGTACCTACGACGTCAGGGCGCGGAGGTTTTGTGA
- a CDS encoding acyl-CoA mutase large subunit family protein, with protein MTMVEPTSAQELWAAEYAGQVPADRVVRNRSGITIEPLYTPQDWSGDRFASDLGYPGQAPYTRGIYPSMYRGRTWTQRQLIGLGTPEDYNGRVRQILDLGANAISLLPCNSGFRGLDCDEVPTPLLGTCGTVINNVDHMSTALDGVPLDTISTAMNDPTPFTLLAFVLATAKRRGTPFDRITGTSNQSDYISHFVANHMFYRLSQPGSRRVLVDHVAYCRERVPGWNPVSVVGQHMQQAGATPAETMGFTLSTAIQYAEDCMARGLEPDDILPRFTFFFDVSISFFEEIAKFRAGRRIWARIAKERLGAKDPRSWRFKFHGQTSGVDLTAQQPLNNIARVTTQAMAGIFSGLQSMHTDAYDEAITCPTEESARIAIATQNILREEAHLCDVIDPLGGSYYIEQLTDQMEEEILRVMKIVEDAGGMYEAVGSGLVQGMIGRSALAAQDRIDLGEDRVIGVNCYRSEGAEGTQPPPYRPDRDAMEAHVEAFRAFKRDRSETEVRRGIDGLRNAAQNEKENVFEKVVDAAISGVTHGEIVGTLRDELGFGNPLIVA; from the coding sequence ATGACCATGGTGGAACCTACGAGCGCCCAGGAACTTTGGGCTGCGGAATATGCCGGCCAGGTCCCCGCCGACCGGGTGGTGCGAAATCGGTCGGGAATCACGATCGAACCCCTCTACACACCGCAGGACTGGTCGGGTGACCGATTCGCTTCTGATCTCGGATACCCAGGCCAAGCGCCGTACACCCGCGGCATCTACCCGTCCATGTACCGAGGTCGGACGTGGACGCAGCGCCAGTTGATCGGACTGGGGACCCCGGAAGACTACAACGGCCGCGTCCGTCAAATACTCGATCTCGGCGCCAACGCCATCAGCCTGCTGCCCTGCAATTCCGGGTTCCGCGGTCTCGATTGCGACGAAGTCCCCACACCTCTACTCGGCACCTGCGGCACGGTCATCAACAACGTCGACCACATGAGTACCGCGCTCGACGGAGTTCCGCTCGATACGATCTCCACCGCCATGAACGACCCCACACCGTTCACGCTGCTCGCCTTCGTACTGGCCACCGCAAAGCGCCGCGGCACTCCGTTCGACCGAATCACCGGGACCTCGAACCAGTCTGACTACATTTCCCACTTCGTCGCGAACCACATGTTCTACCGACTCTCCCAGCCAGGATCTCGACGGGTCCTGGTCGACCACGTCGCGTATTGCCGTGAGCGAGTGCCGGGATGGAACCCGGTGTCCGTCGTGGGCCAGCACATGCAACAGGCCGGAGCGACCCCGGCAGAGACCATGGGCTTCACACTCTCGACAGCTATCCAATACGCCGAGGACTGCATGGCCCGGGGTCTCGAACCCGACGACATCCTTCCGCGATTCACATTCTTTTTCGATGTGTCGATCTCGTTCTTCGAGGAGATCGCGAAATTCCGTGCAGGCCGAAGGATTTGGGCCCGGATCGCCAAAGAACGACTCGGCGCGAAGGATCCGCGCTCATGGCGGTTCAAGTTCCATGGTCAAACCTCGGGCGTCGACCTCACTGCCCAGCAGCCCCTCAACAACATCGCCCGCGTGACAACCCAGGCCATGGCCGGAATTTTCTCGGGGCTTCAGTCGATGCATACCGATGCCTACGACGAGGCAATCACTTGCCCGACAGAAGAATCGGCGCGTATCGCCATTGCCACGCAAAACATTCTGCGCGAAGAAGCTCATCTCTGTGACGTGATCGATCCACTCGGCGGTTCCTACTACATCGAGCAACTAACCGATCAGATGGAGGAAGAGATCCTTCGCGTCATGAAGATCGTCGAGGATGCCGGCGGGATGTATGAAGCCGTGGGTTCCGGCCTGGTACAGGGCATGATCGGCCGCTCCGCGCTCGCCGCCCAGGATCGTATCGACCTCGGCGAAGATCGCGTCATCGGAGTGAACTGCTACCGCTCCGAAGGTGCCGAGGGTACCCAGCCGCCGCCGTACCGTCCCGATCGAGATGCCATGGAGGCGCATGTCGAAGCCTTCCGGGCATTCAAACGCGATCGGAGCGAAACCGAAGTTCGACGGGGTATCGACGGATTGCGCAACGCCGCTCAAAATGAAAAGGAGAATGTGTTCGAAAAAGTAGTCGATGCCGCGATCAGCGGTGTCACTCACGGCGAGATCGTCGGCACGCTCCGCGACGAACTCGGCTTCGGCAACCCACTGATCGTCGCATGA
- a CDS encoding PucR family transcriptional regulator, whose amino-acid sequence MSSPTNKDRGAGAKRRLARVPASAEPEVLAVVAELAGRLDVRSADIAREMAVMMAHEIDQLDDDANLIEMLEASVQGNVTTIIHVLANDIPIDHLQPTTAAVEYALRLAQRDVPSNSLVRAYHMGQGDLMRICHDEVSTLDISARLTLAVLKHVSDVVYSYIDWITLYVFDAYEQERSRWINAQGNLHSAAIHALLSGSGGDTVTFEAETGYRLDQNHLAVVAWSTSDADVLGFNALDRLVRDLGAAAGADKSVIVTAIDRRTVWAWLPFGRRVPAPDLESLAASVPLDGGSRVAIGLPGSGVDGFKRSHQQARAAYSVAAVPDTPSRPVVSFGDRGVAVVSLLSENLESTKSWVWEVLGPLADDTSSAAILRTTLSVYFAHGESHLHTANYMNLHRNTVKYRVNKALADPVTAGRDKLDLALALQVCELLGRSVLRPIG is encoded by the coding sequence GTGAGCAGTCCCACGAACAAGGATCGAGGCGCCGGCGCGAAGCGGCGTCTCGCCCGAGTTCCTGCCAGTGCCGAGCCGGAAGTGCTGGCCGTGGTTGCGGAATTAGCGGGTCGCCTCGACGTGCGCAGTGCTGACATTGCCCGCGAGATGGCTGTCATGATGGCTCACGAGATCGATCAACTGGACGATGACGCCAACCTGATCGAAATGCTCGAGGCCAGCGTTCAGGGAAACGTCACGACTATCATTCACGTACTCGCCAATGATATTCCGATCGATCATCTGCAACCGACCACTGCGGCGGTTGAATATGCTCTACGCCTCGCCCAGCGAGATGTTCCGTCCAACTCGTTGGTCCGTGCCTACCACATGGGCCAAGGTGATCTGATGCGTATCTGTCACGACGAGGTCAGCACTCTCGATATCTCGGCGCGGCTCACTCTTGCAGTGTTGAAACATGTTTCGGACGTTGTGTACAGCTATATCGACTGGATCACGCTCTACGTCTTCGATGCCTACGAGCAGGAGCGGAGTCGGTGGATCAACGCGCAAGGCAACCTGCACTCGGCCGCGATCCATGCTCTCCTCTCGGGAAGTGGAGGGGACACCGTAACTTTCGAAGCCGAAACCGGGTATCGACTCGATCAGAATCATCTGGCCGTCGTTGCCTGGTCGACGTCGGACGCGGATGTGTTGGGATTTAATGCCCTCGACCGCCTGGTGCGTGATCTCGGTGCCGCTGCCGGTGCGGACAAATCCGTGATCGTGACCGCCATCGACCGTCGTACGGTCTGGGCGTGGCTGCCTTTCGGTCGACGAGTCCCGGCGCCGGATCTCGAAAGTCTGGCCGCGTCCGTGCCGCTCGACGGTGGCAGTCGGGTAGCCATCGGCCTCCCGGGTTCGGGAGTCGACGGATTCAAACGCTCTCACCAGCAGGCGCGCGCCGCGTATTCGGTTGCTGCGGTGCCTGATACGCCGTCGCGTCCTGTTGTCAGTTTCGGAGATCGAGGTGTCGCGGTGGTGTCACTTCTGTCGGAAAATCTCGAGTCGACAAAATCCTGGGTGTGGGAAGTGTTGGGACCGCTGGCCGACGACACGTCGTCGGCCGCAATCCTGCGCACGACGTTGAGTGTTTACTTTGCCCACGGTGAAAGCCACTTGCATACCGCCAATTATATGAATTTGCACCGCAATACGGTGAAGTATCGCGTCAACAAGGCGCTGGCTGATCCAGTGACAGCCGGTCGGGACAAGCTGGATCTGGCCTTGGCTCTGCAGGTGTGCGAGTTGTTGGGTAGATCGGTACTGCGTCCGATTGGCTGA
- a CDS encoding cobalamin B12-binding domain-containing protein — protein sequence MGAPIRIMVTKIGLDGHDRGSRIIAAYLRDAGHEVIYTPPWQTIDGVVRLARQEDVAVIGISSLATDHLIIPDLIDELRKAELGHVAIVVGGIVPDSEHAMLHDAGVAQIFGPGSSREEIVESVTALGEAVLAAQFGTEVSA from the coding sequence ATGGGCGCACCCATCAGGATCATGGTCACCAAGATCGGTCTCGACGGCCATGACCGAGGCAGTCGCATCATCGCGGCATACCTACGCGACGCCGGGCATGAAGTCATTTACACCCCGCCGTGGCAGACGATCGACGGAGTGGTCCGACTCGCGCGCCAGGAGGACGTAGCTGTCATCGGAATCTCTTCCCTGGCAACGGACCACCTGATCATTCCCGACCTGATCGACGAACTCAGGAAGGCCGAACTCGGCCATGTGGCGATCGTCGTCGGAGGGATCGTCCCCGATAGTGAGCACGCCATGCTCCACGACGCCGGCGTGGCACAGATCTTCGGGCCGGGGTCCTCCCGTGAGGAGATCGTGGAATCCGTCACTGCACTCGGCGAGGCCGTGTTGGCCGCGCAATTCGGAACGGAGGTCTCAGCATGA
- a CDS encoding GAF domain-containing protein, translating to MTLVAADVDASSALDRALTQVQHRSGLAVAFAGRVSSETLRITNLRGNRCEALYGLSLPPGVGLGGKATTLGRPVSVRDYSCARAITHEYDSAVAREGLRALIAVPARVHGQVRAVLYGGVRTAMSIGDRAIDELVEVGRQLSLDLEANAGHADETLDRARWCALVEEMVADLAEMPEHPVNAKVRSTCLDLLVVLRGELERGVSPAIRPTDLKVLELAAAGCTDSDIADGLGIGLPVVRRRMRVLRGIFGVHNRHAAVSAARAAGLLS from the coding sequence ATGACGCTCGTTGCCGCAGATGTCGATGCCAGTAGTGCGCTGGACCGTGCGCTTACCCAAGTGCAGCACCGGTCTGGCTTAGCCGTTGCGTTCGCGGGACGGGTCAGTTCGGAGACCTTGAGGATTACCAATCTTCGAGGCAACCGGTGCGAGGCGTTGTATGGGTTGTCGCTCCCACCGGGAGTGGGGCTTGGCGGCAAGGCCACGACTTTAGGCCGGCCGGTATCCGTGCGGGACTACTCATGCGCGCGCGCAATCACTCACGAATACGACAGTGCTGTGGCGAGGGAGGGTCTGCGGGCGCTCATCGCTGTCCCGGCCCGTGTCCACGGCCAAGTGAGGGCCGTCTTGTACGGGGGTGTTCGCACCGCGATGAGCATCGGTGATCGTGCCATCGACGAACTTGTCGAAGTAGGGCGGCAGCTTTCACTCGACTTGGAGGCGAATGCCGGCCACGCAGACGAGACGCTAGACCGTGCGCGCTGGTGCGCTCTCGTGGAGGAGATGGTGGCCGACCTCGCCGAGATGCCGGAGCATCCGGTGAATGCCAAGGTGCGTAGTACTTGTCTCGACCTGCTGGTTGTCCTGCGTGGCGAGTTGGAACGGGGCGTGTCCCCGGCGATCAGGCCGACGGATCTGAAGGTGCTCGAACTTGCCGCGGCGGGATGCACCGACAGTGACATCGCGGACGGTCTGGGGATTGGACTGCCCGTCGTGCGGCGTCGGATGCGTGTGCTGCGCGGGATCTTCGGCGTGCACAATCGGCACGCGGCAGTGTCGGCGGCGCGTGCGGCGGGTCTCCTGTCGTGA
- a CDS encoding DUF3556 domain-containing protein: MGFKEGNFPPVDPATFMDKPFLERLRDMSTHWVDHGFGTPKMVHTVYIMKLLFLYLIAGTAIATLTSGLSWVDPASWWNQPIVYQKLILWTMMLEMLGLAGSWGPLAGHFKPMTGGVLYWIRPGTIRLPPWPGKVPLTSGDTRTVFDVVIYVAAVINLLVAAVLPGVHTTGVDAAIADNAGLVRPAVLYSFLALMLILGLRDKVPFIAARSEQYLPAIIFFTFLPFVDMILALKLLIVMVWIGAGISKFGRHFSLVVPPMISNTPWIPSKKIKRAHYRNFPEDLRPSRLGGGVAHVAGTMVEIVTPLILLFSTNKTLTILAVLLMVGFHLFIASTFPLAVPLEWNLLFAYAAVFLFLGFPAWDGYGIGAMSSPWITAGIVAALAFFPILGNLRPDLVSFLPSMRQYAGNWASATWAFAPGAEAKIDENIKRPSQDTRKQLMTMYPEDVSDVVLHQLLGWRSMHSQGRALFSLMIRHLGEDINTYSLREAEFSCNSIVAFNFGDGHLHDEKLIAAIQRRCNFAPGEFLVTWIESQPIHKATQEYKVIDAALGVIERGTFKVADAVAEQPWLPNGPIPFDVQWTLDVRADRAVTDPNVVTEPKMRTKEGNNREVNQ, translated from the coding sequence ATGGGATTCAAAGAAGGAAACTTCCCTCCCGTCGACCCCGCCACATTCATGGACAAGCCCTTCCTCGAGCGATTGCGTGACATGTCCACGCACTGGGTGGATCACGGGTTCGGCACGCCGAAGATGGTTCATACCGTCTATATCATGAAGCTGCTATTCCTCTATCTCATCGCCGGAACCGCAATTGCAACACTGACTTCGGGCCTCTCTTGGGTAGATCCGGCGTCATGGTGGAACCAGCCCATCGTTTACCAGAAGCTCATTCTGTGGACGATGATGCTCGAAATGCTCGGTCTGGCAGGCTCATGGGGTCCGCTGGCCGGCCACTTCAAGCCGATGACGGGTGGTGTTCTCTACTGGATTCGTCCCGGAACAATTCGCTTGCCACCGTGGCCGGGTAAAGTCCCGCTCACGTCCGGCGATACCCGCACGGTCTTCGATGTGGTCATCTACGTCGCTGCTGTTATCAATCTTCTTGTTGCGGCGGTACTTCCGGGTGTTCACACAACCGGCGTCGACGCCGCCATTGCGGATAACGCCGGACTGGTACGTCCTGCCGTGCTGTACTCGTTCCTGGCGCTGATGCTGATTCTCGGTCTGCGCGACAAGGTTCCGTTCATTGCCGCTCGTAGCGAGCAGTACCTCCCCGCAATTATCTTCTTCACGTTCCTTCCGTTCGTGGACATGATCCTGGCACTCAAATTGCTGATCGTCATGGTGTGGATCGGTGCCGGTATCTCGAAGTTCGGTCGCCACTTCTCGCTGGTGGTACCGCCGATGATCAGCAATACGCCGTGGATTCCATCGAAGAAGATCAAGCGTGCGCATTACCGTAATTTCCCCGAGGATTTGCGTCCGTCTCGCCTGGGCGGCGGCGTCGCGCACGTGGCCGGAACGATGGTCGAGATCGTCACTCCGTTGATTTTGCTGTTCTCAACCAACAAAACGCTCACAATCCTTGCCGTTCTCCTCATGGTCGGATTCCACCTCTTTATCGCGTCGACCTTCCCGTTGGCAGTGCCACTGGAATGGAATCTGTTGTTCGCGTACGCCGCGGTATTCCTCTTCCTCGGTTTCCCGGCGTGGGACGGGTACGGAATCGGCGCAATGTCCTCGCCGTGGATCACTGCGGGAATTGTTGCAGCACTGGCATTTTTCCCGATCCTGGGCAATCTGCGACCCGATTTGGTGTCGTTCCTTCCGTCCATGCGCCAGTATGCGGGCAACTGGGCATCGGCGACGTGGGCCTTTGCTCCGGGTGCTGAAGCCAAGATCGACGAGAACATCAAGCGGCCGTCGCAGGACACACGCAAGCAGTTGATGACCATGTACCCCGAGGACGTCTCGGACGTCGTGCTGCACCAACTGCTGGGTTGGCGCTCGATGCACAGTCAGGGACGTGCGCTGTTCTCCCTGATGATCCGGCACCTCGGTGAGGACATCAATACGTACTCCCTGCGTGAGGCCGAATTCAGTTGCAACTCCATCGTCGCTTTCAACTTCGGTGACGGCCACCTGCACGACGAGAAACTGATTGCCGCGATCCAGCGTCGTTGCAACTTCGCACCCGGAGAGTTCCTGGTGACCTGGATCGAATCGCAGCCCATTCACAAGGCAACACAGGAGTACAAGGTGATCGACGCGGCCCTCGGTGTCATCGAACGAGGCACGTTCAAGGTCGCCGACGCAGTTGCCGAGCAGCCTTGGTTGCCGAATGGGCCCATTCCGTTCGATGTTCAGTGGACACTGGACGTACGCGCTGACCGGGCGGTGACGGATCCGAACGTTGTCACCGAGCCGAAGATGCGCACCAAGGAAGGCAACAACCGAGAGGTGAATCAGTGA
- the meaB gene encoding methylmalonyl Co-A mutase-associated GTPase MeaB yields MTDSLEGLVAGLLAGHEASLARALTILERGGPDATNLRTRLRPHTGRAVVVGLTGPPGAGKSSLIGSMVTVLRRAGTRVAVLAVDPSSPVSGGALLGDRTRMGAHTCDPGVFIRSIASRGYTGGLSRAVPALIDAVDAAGWDVVLLETVGSGQSDVEITEFADIAVLVSVPGLGDDLQAIKAGVLELADVLVVNKADLPGAKNTARQLERMLALRRADAVRPPVISTSVVDETGIEDLISAVDKAERGNGTVRRLRRELVREAELIFAQRLRTQPLDEACASVFNGTRDFEDVVSELAKS; encoded by the coding sequence ATGACGGACTCACTCGAGGGACTCGTGGCAGGACTCCTGGCGGGCCACGAAGCAAGTCTCGCCAGAGCCCTGACCATTCTGGAACGGGGCGGGCCGGACGCCACCAACCTGCGTACGCGTCTGCGACCGCACACGGGACGCGCCGTGGTCGTGGGACTCACGGGGCCACCAGGCGCCGGCAAGTCCTCTCTGATCGGCTCCATGGTCACTGTGCTGCGGCGGGCCGGGACGCGTGTCGCCGTACTCGCTGTCGACCCCTCCAGCCCGGTATCCGGGGGCGCCCTGCTCGGCGACCGAACCAGAATGGGCGCGCACACCTGCGATCCGGGAGTGTTCATCCGTTCGATCGCGTCGAGAGGCTATACCGGTGGCCTGTCCCGCGCTGTCCCAGCCCTGATCGACGCCGTCGACGCCGCCGGCTGGGACGTCGTACTTCTCGAGACGGTGGGAAGCGGTCAGTCCGACGTGGAGATCACGGAGTTCGCCGACATCGCCGTCCTCGTATCAGTTCCGGGTTTGGGCGACGATCTCCAAGCGATCAAAGCCGGCGTACTCGAGCTTGCGGACGTCCTGGTCGTGAACAAGGCCGATCTCCCTGGGGCGAAAAACACTGCGCGCCAGCTTGAACGGATGCTCGCACTACGGCGGGCCGACGCGGTTCGACCACCCGTGATCAGCACCAGCGTCGTCGACGAAACCGGTATCGAAGACCTCATCTCGGCTGTCGACAAAGCCGAACGCGGCAATGGAACGGTTCGCCGACTTCGCCGAGAACTCGTCCGAGAAGCAGAGTTGATTTTCGCCCAGAGACTGAGGACCCAACCGCTCGACGAGGCCTGCGCGTCGGTATTCAACGGGACCCGGGATTTCGAGGACGTAGTCTCCGAGTTGGCAAAATCCTGA